One region of Bacteroidales bacterium genomic DNA includes:
- a CDS encoding DUF4154 domain-containing protein: MKTLKLLFIVVILGASKLLAQQQFDNPSRSIWLLDIAKYVTWPNEKQIDTFKICILSNDTNLVQHIKIEAQKRKLLHNKPMKILHSNNYTTIPNCNLLFFNKNENYDIDKIYKIVTNPNVLIVTENYEFHKSMINFIVVNNRKSYEVNISKLQENGFTANELFVAGAIKSKADWEVIYKQTDKELQKEKEIVEQQSLQIQQQRQEIEKQQNIIAAQKAEINQQLEQIQKQKQALLNIQQQVLKNATLLKQKIKELEQREKVLQAKNEEINQKSVILANQQKEIDKQNDKINQQKQILNEQLAKIHMQQLIMYLFIAMILLLVFLGFFIYRNYKIKKQANIILSLKNEEILKQNEEIKQQKIEIEKQRDEIALQKQEITDSIKYASRIQQAVLPPLKIIENLFYENFFIFNRPRDIVSGDYYFITSKEKKLIVSAADCTGHGVPGAFMSLLGISFLNEIINKQEQLEADIILNQLRQNIINALNQSGDKNTKDGMDMVLCIFDFEKNIVQFAGANNPLYHIRNGELIEIKGDKMPIGLYDELKPFTKHIIELQPNDTFYMFSDGYADQFGGPDGKKFKYKQLKEMLLSIQHLQMKEQYKVIEETIDNWKKGYFQVDDMLLIGIKYKPI; the protein is encoded by the coding sequence TTGAAAACACTTAAACTTTTATTTATTGTTGTCATTCTTGGTGCTTCTAAATTGCTTGCACAACAGCAATTCGACAACCCATCACGATCTATATGGCTACTCGATATTGCCAAATATGTTACATGGCCAAATGAAAAACAAATTGATACTTTTAAAATTTGTATTCTTTCGAACGATACCAATTTAGTTCAACATATAAAAATTGAAGCTCAAAAACGAAAACTGCTTCATAATAAACCAATGAAAATTCTGCACTCTAACAACTACACAACCATTCCTAATTGCAACCTTTTATTTTTCAATAAAAACGAAAATTACGACATTGATAAAATATACAAAATCGTAACAAATCCCAACGTACTCATTGTTACTGAAAATTATGAGTTTCACAAATCGATGATTAACTTTATTGTTGTCAACAATCGTAAAAGCTACGAAGTTAACATATCTAAACTACAAGAAAACGGCTTTACGGCTAACGAATTATTTGTAGCAGGTGCCATTAAATCAAAAGCCGACTGGGAAGTTATATATAAACAAACCGACAAAGAACTTCAAAAAGAAAAAGAAATTGTTGAACAACAAAGCCTTCAAATTCAACAACAACGACAAGAAATCGAAAAACAACAAAATATTATTGCAGCCCAAAAGGCAGAAATTAACCAACAGCTAGAGCAAATTCAAAAACAAAAACAAGCTTTACTTAATATTCAACAACAAGTTCTTAAAAATGCTACTTTATTAAAACAAAAAATAAAAGAATTAGAGCAACGCGAAAAAGTTTTACAAGCTAAAAACGAAGAAATAAATCAAAAATCGGTAATTTTAGCTAATCAACAAAAAGAAATTGATAAGCAAAACGATAAAATAAATCAACAAAAACAAATACTCAACGAACAGCTTGCCAAAATACACATGCAGCAACTTATCATGTATCTATTTATTGCTATGATTTTGTTACTCGTATTTTTAGGATTCTTTATTTATCGAAACTATAAAATAAAGAAACAAGCCAACATTATTCTTAGTTTAAAAAATGAAGAAATCCTAAAACAAAACGAAGAAATAAAACAACAAAAAATCGAAATAGAAAAACAACGCGATGAAATAGCATTACAAAAACAAGAAATTACCGATAGTATTAAATATGCTAGTCGTATTCAACAAGCCGTTCTCCCTCCTCTTAAAATAATTGAAAATTTATTTTACGAAAACTTTTTCATTTTTAACCGACCACGCGATATTGTAAGCGGCGATTATTATTTTATAACCTCTAAAGAGAAAAAGCTTATTGTATCGGCTGCCGACTGCACTGGACATGGTGTACCAGGAGCATTTATGAGCCTATTAGGTATTTCATTTCTAAACGAAATCATAAACAAACAAGAACAACTCGAAGCCGATATTATACTAAACCAACTACGCCAGAATATCATTAATGCCCTTAATCAAAGCGGCGATAAAAACACAAAAGATGGTATGGATATGGTGCTTTGTATTTTCGACTTCGAAAAAAACATAGTACAATTTGCAGGCGCCAATAACCCACTCTATCATATCAGAAACGGAGAACTAATAGAAATAAAAGGAGATAAAATGCCTATTGGTCTTTACGATGAATTAAAACCATTTACCAAACATATTATTGAATTACAACCAAACGACACATTTTATATGTTCAGCGATGGGTATGCCGACCAATTCGGAGGACCCGACGGTAAAAAATTTAAATATAAACAACTTAAAGAAATGTTACTCTCCATTCAACATTTACAAATGAAAGAACAATATAAAGTAATCGAAGAAACCATCGATAATTGGAAAAAAGGATATTTTCAAGTTGACGATATGTTATTAATTGGAATAAAATATAAACCTATATAG
- a CDS encoding nucleoside deaminase, which produces MLDDHYFMNEALKEAQKAFQKDEVPIGAVIVHNNKIIARAHNLTETLNDVTAHAEMQAITAAANAMGGKYLHDCTLYVTIEPCPMCASACYWAQIGKVVYGAHDEKMGAETKKLSLFHPKTIIIKDVEAEKASLLMKQFFKNKR; this is translated from the coding sequence ATGCTCGACGACCATTATTTTATGAACGAAGCGCTCAAAGAAGCACAAAAGGCATTTCAAAAAGACGAAGTGCCCATAGGAGCCGTTATTGTTCATAACAATAAAATTATTGCACGTGCTCACAACCTTACCGAGACCCTCAACGATGTTACAGCTCATGCCGAAATGCAAGCAATAACAGCAGCAGCCAATGCAATGGGAGGCAAATACCTTCATGATTGCACTTTATATGTTACCATAGAACCATGCCCCATGTGCGCATCTGCTTGTTATTGGGCCCAAATAGGGAAAGTAGTTTATGGAGCACACGACGAAAAAATGGGAGCCGAAACCAAAAAACTTAGCTTATTTCATCCAAAAACCATTATTATTAAAGATGTTGAAGCTGAAAAAGCCAGCCTATTAATGAAACAATTTTTTAAAAATAAACGATAA
- a CDS encoding D-alanine--D-alanine ligase: protein MKNIAVLYGGFSSEFEISVKSSKQICNWIDKNRYQEFPVLVRPDGWFYPDENGIEVDKSFFGIIQNNEKIHFDYAYIIIHGSPGENGLLPGYLEMMQIPHSTCPSLVSALTFNKYFCKLALRDLPVNLAKSVLIRKNETSDTQQILRYVGLPCFVKPNNGGSSCGTSKVKSIEDLTPAIELAFKEDTEVIIEEFIQGTEISCGVVKTSSFSAVLPITEIVPKKEFFDYEAKYTPGMSEEITPARISKSMYELCQQYTSQIYDFLGCKGIVRIDYIIRNEMLYFLEINTVPGMSEASIVPQQARHYGIAMTDLLTAIIEDNKSI from the coding sequence ATGAAAAATATTGCAGTATTATACGGAGGTTTTTCGTCCGAATTTGAAATTTCGGTCAAAAGTTCTAAACAAATATGTAATTGGATCGATAAAAATCGTTATCAGGAATTTCCTGTTTTAGTTCGCCCCGATGGATGGTTTTATCCCGATGAAAATGGTATAGAAGTGGACAAATCTTTTTTTGGCATCATACAAAACAATGAAAAAATACATTTCGACTATGCTTATATTATTATTCATGGTTCACCGGGCGAAAATGGTCTTTTACCTGGATATTTAGAAATGATGCAAATTCCCCACTCTACATGTCCATCATTAGTCTCGGCACTTACTTTCAATAAATATTTTTGTAAATTAGCCTTACGCGATTTACCCGTCAATTTAGCCAAATCGGTTTTAATACGAAAAAATGAAACATCCGATACTCAACAAATATTACGCTATGTTGGTTTACCATGCTTTGTAAAACCTAACAATGGAGGCTCTAGTTGTGGCACTTCTAAAGTAAAGTCAATTGAAGATTTGACTCCTGCTATAGAATTAGCATTTAAAGAAGATACCGAAGTCATTATCGAGGAATTTATTCAGGGGACCGAAATTTCATGTGGAGTTGTTAAAACCTCTTCTTTTTCGGCAGTACTTCCCATTACCGAAATTGTACCCAAAAAAGAATTTTTCGACTACGAAGCCAAATACACACCAGGCATGTCGGAAGAAATAACACCCGCTCGCATTTCAAAATCTATGTATGAACTATGTCAACAATACACCTCACAAATATACGACTTCTTAGGATGTAAAGGTATTGTACGAATTGATTATATTATCCGAAACGAAATGTTATATTTTCTTGAAATCAACACGGTACCTGGCATGTCTGAAGCAAGTATTGTACCTCAACAAGCCCGACACTACGGCATAGCCATGACCGATTTGCTTACTGCTATTATCGAAGATAATAAATCGATTTAA
- a CDS encoding toxin-antitoxin system YwqK family antitoxin — MSDLLHICIVIQLFLFVHIAICQVAELDQVYEKDGELIYEKSTNQPFTGVLIERNEQGKIIAKKNFVQGLENGISRFYDKNEKLVSTGEFKDGLENGQWIWFYPSGMIKAKGYYKDGQASGTWTYYHENGQIERNGEVKNDKEHGLWKYYNENGQLIHERYFNFGIKDSIETWYYSNGQKMIERRYKDGIENGIFRGWYASGKPKFEGNTVDGKIVRYIEWDEKGKAIKIKHPDME; from the coding sequence ATGAGCGATCTATTGCATATATGCATTGTAATACAACTCTTTTTATTCGTCCATATTGCAATTTGCCAAGTGGCCGAATTAGATCAGGTATATGAAAAAGATGGGGAACTTATATACGAAAAATCGACAAACCAACCTTTTACAGGAGTTCTTATAGAACGAAACGAACAAGGAAAAATAATAGCCAAAAAAAACTTTGTACAAGGACTCGAAAACGGAATCTCTCGGTTTTACGATAAAAACGAAAAACTTGTATCAACAGGCGAATTTAAAGATGGATTAGAAAACGGACAATGGATTTGGTTCTACCCATCGGGCATGATAAAAGCCAAGGGATATTACAAAGACGGCCAAGCAAGCGGTACCTGGACATATTATCACGAAAACGGACAAATAGAACGTAATGGCGAAGTAAAAAACGATAAAGAACATGGACTCTGGAAATATTACAACGAAAACGGACAACTCATACACGAACGATATTTCAACTTTGGCATTAAAGATAGTATTGAAACATGGTATTATTCTAATGGACAAAAAATGATTGAACGTCGATATAAAGATGGTATTGAAAACGGAATCTTCAGAGGATGGTATGCTTCGGGTAAACCCAAATTCGAAGGGAATACAGTTGATGGAAAAATAGTTCGATACATCGAATGGGACGAAAAAGGAAAGGCCATTAAAATTAAGCATCCTGATATGGAATAA
- a CDS encoding TIGR00730 family Rossman fold protein, which produces MIKNLDFEFTKLYPSNTKKAICIFCSSSETIDDKYKQQAALLGELIAKKGFDLVHGGGKIGLMGVIANKVQENGGKVTGILPESLNLEGIASETDDEIIITKDMPDRKAEMRKRSIAFIILPGGFGTLEELFETITLKQLNYIQKPIVLINTYHYYDELIAFLDKAVELNFISQQHRQLLYITDKCEDAIEYIENNLKL; this is translated from the coding sequence ATGATTAAAAATTTGGATTTTGAGTTCACCAAACTCTATCCGTCGAATACTAAAAAAGCCATTTGCATTTTTTGTTCATCGTCTGAAACAATTGACGATAAATATAAACAACAAGCGGCACTTTTAGGCGAACTTATTGCCAAAAAAGGATTCGATTTGGTTCATGGTGGAGGTAAGATTGGACTTATGGGCGTTATTGCCAATAAAGTTCAAGAAAATGGAGGTAAGGTAACCGGTATATTACCCGAAAGTTTAAATTTAGAAGGTATTGCATCTGAAACCGACGACGAAATTATTATAACCAAAGACATGCCCGACCGAAAAGCTGAAATGCGAAAACGAAGTATTGCATTCATTATTCTTCCCGGAGGCTTTGGAACTCTTGAAGAACTTTTCGAAACCATTACTTTAAAACAATTAAATTATATTCAAAAACCTATTGTATTAATCAACACCTATCATTACTATGATGAACTCATAGCTTTTTTAGATAAAGCAGTAGAGCTTAATTTTATTTCGCAACAACATCGTCAACTCCTTTATATTACAGACAAATGCGAAGATGCAATTG
- the amrB gene encoding AmmeMemoRadiSam system protein B, with protein sequence MKNRPSSFSGRFYEKNPEALIRDIKNFLAHSNKLSNRPLAIISPHAGYVFSGQTAAHAFAQINPNELFDNIFILAPSHHVLESGAALYLSGNYETPLGEVIVNRELSQALIDKYPHLFHENNNAHELEHSIEVQLPFIQVHFQNKMPIVPILLTTDQYSDCRAIAEALLPYFNNRNLFVISSDLSHYPTYDIALKVDSETIEAIIANDIEKYKTVIKNKNHYDNLYTRACGKYPIAALLYLTQYHGKCQYKLISYTNSGNSPYGDKERVVGYASIAVETVQNDGINFNDTEKKQLLQLARKTIEQYLKDKTIPTIDYENMPILSNPMGAFVSLYKKGELRGCIGTFHNQSPLYKTIQEMAIASATRDYRFEPIKPDELNDITIEISVLTPLKKIDNIHEIILGKHGIYIKKGSYSGTFLPQVYDKTGWTLEEFLGHCARDKAGIGWDGWKDAEIYTYEAIVFSE encoded by the coding sequence ATGAAAAACCGTCCATCTTCATTTTCTGGAAGATTTTACGAAAAAAATCCAGAGGCTTTAATAAGAGATATTAAAAATTTTTTAGCTCATTCAAATAAATTGTCAAATCGTCCTTTGGCTATTATTTCACCACATGCAGGATATGTTTTTAGTGGACAAACAGCTGCCCATGCTTTTGCTCAAATAAACCCTAATGAATTGTTTGATAATATTTTTATTTTAGCTCCTAGTCATCATGTACTCGAATCGGGAGCAGCATTATATCTTAGCGGTAATTATGAAACTCCCTTAGGCGAAGTTATTGTAAATCGCGAATTATCTCAAGCACTTATTGATAAATATCCTCATCTATTCCACGAGAACAACAACGCCCATGAACTCGAACATTCTATTGAAGTTCAATTACCCTTTATACAAGTACATTTTCAAAATAAGATGCCCATTGTACCTATTTTACTAACAACAGATCAATATTCTGATTGTAGAGCAATAGCTGAAGCACTTTTGCCTTATTTTAATAATAGAAATCTTTTTGTCATTAGCAGCGACTTATCGCATTATCCTACATATGATATTGCTTTAAAAGTAGATAGCGAAACCATTGAAGCTATTATTGCCAATGATATCGAAAAATATAAGACTGTTATTAAAAACAAAAACCATTACGATAATCTATATACACGTGCATGCGGTAAATATCCTATCGCCGCATTGTTATATTTAACTCAATACCATGGTAAATGTCAATATAAACTTATATCATATACCAATAGCGGCAATTCACCTTATGGTGATAAAGAACGAGTAGTAGGATATGCCTCCATAGCAGTAGAAACAGTTCAAAATGACGGAATAAATTTTAATGACACTGAAAAAAAACAATTATTACAATTAGCTCGAAAAACTATTGAACAATATTTAAAAGATAAAACCATTCCGACTATAGATTATGAAAATATGCCAATACTATCTAACCCGATGGGGGCTTTTGTATCGCTTTACAAAAAAGGTGAACTACGAGGATGTATTGGCACGTTTCACAATCAGAGTCCGTTATATAAAACAATACAAGAAATGGCAATCGCATCGGCCACACGCGATTATCGATTTGAGCCTATAAAACCCGACGAATTAAACGATATTACTATTGAAATCTCTGTGCTTACTCCACTCAAAAAAATTGATAATATACATGAAATTATTTTAGGCAAACATGGCATCTACATAAAAAAAGGTAGTTATAGTGGCACATTCTTACCACAAGTTTACGATAAAACAGGCTGGACGTTAGAAGAATTTTTAGGGCATTGTGCCCGCGATAAAGCAGGTATTGGCTGGGATGGATGGAAAGATGCAGAAATTTATACCTACGAAGCAATCGTTTTTAGTGAATAA
- a CDS encoding DUF58 domain-containing protein, translating to MINDKYLHRLEQVHHFDHLEIIARFVVEGFITGLHKSPYHGFSVEFAEHRQYNNGESTRHVDWKLFARTDRLYVKKYEEETNLRSYIAIDTSTSMLFPYQSVEKVSKLAFSVISAAGLIHLLRNQRDAVGLMLFNEKADILTQARISQMHAQYLFGQLENLLKKYDATQSKKSNIADSLHFLAENAHKRSLVIVFSDMFADNPSEELFAALQHLRYRKHEVILFHVTDHQYELNFEYHNRPYKFVDLETQSERKLNPNEIRQAYQQLTIHNINTMKEKCAQYQIDFVQADINLDFSQVLLPYLIKRKNMF from the coding sequence ATGATTAACGACAAATACCTGCATCGTTTAGAGCAAGTGCACCATTTCGACCACCTCGAAATCATTGCCCGTTTTGTAGTCGAAGGATTTATTACAGGACTACACAAAAGCCCCTATCATGGTTTTTCGGTCGAATTTGCCGAACATCGTCAATACAACAACGGCGAAAGCACCCGCCACGTCGATTGGAAGCTCTTTGCTCGCACCGACCGTCTGTACGTAAAAAAGTACGAAGAAGAAACCAATCTTCGCAGTTATATAGCCATAGATACATCTACCAGTATGCTTTTTCCCTATCAAAGTGTAGAAAAAGTATCAAAATTGGCTTTTTCGGTTATCTCAGCAGCCGGTTTAATTCATCTCCTAAGAAATCAACGCGACGCTGTGGGACTCATGCTTTTTAATGAAAAAGCTGATATTTTAACTCAAGCCAGAATTTCGCAAATGCATGCACAATACCTCTTTGGACAATTAGAAAATCTGTTAAAAAAATACGATGCCACCCAATCCAAGAAAAGCAATATTGCCGATTCGCTGCACTTTTTAGCCGAAAATGCTCATAAACGTTCGCTAGTGATTGTTTTTTCCGACATGTTTGCCGACAACCCCTCCGAAGAACTTTTCGCCGCCTTGCAACACCTTCGTTACCGCAAGCACGAGGTAATACTATTTCATGTTACCGACCATCAATACGAATTAAATTTTGAATACCATAACCGTCCATATAAATTTGTTGATTTAGAGACCCAATCGGAACGCAAACTCAATCCCAACGAAATTCGTCAGGCATACCAGCAACTAACCATACATAACATAAACACCATGAAAGAAAAATGCGCCCAATATCAAATAGATTTTGTACAGGCCGATATTAATCTAGATTTTTCGCAAGTGCTACTACCCTATTTAATAAAACGAAAAAACATGTTCTAA
- a CDS encoding tetratricopeptide repeat protein produces the protein MEILKKYAWIALIAISFSLNAQTSQEKLQEAFKNSYTYENKGEYSQAIKEIKDLYSADSYEINLRLGWLNYASGNFTESMSYYQKAIQLQPLSEEARMGYVLPASSAGNWDSVLKTYLDILKTNPFNTTVLYRVGLIYYGKEQYTQAYSYFEKVVNLYPFSYDGLLMYAWTNFKLGKLREAKVLFNKVLLLSPNDASAKEGLELIK, from the coding sequence ATGGAAATTTTAAAAAAGTATGCATGGATAGCTTTAATAGCTATAAGTTTTAGCTTAAACGCTCAAACCAGTCAAGAAAAATTGCAAGAAGCGTTTAAAAACAGCTACACTTACGAAAACAAAGGTGAATACTCTCAAGCCATCAAAGAAATTAAAGATCTTTACAGTGCAGATTCGTACGAAATTAATCTACGATTAGGGTGGCTTAATTATGCATCGGGCAATTTTACCGAATCGATGTCTTATTATCAAAAAGCAATACAATTACAACCATTAAGCGAAGAAGCACGAATGGGTTATGTTTTACCTGCTTCATCAGCTGGGAATTGGGATAGTGTATTAAAAACCTACCTCGATATTTTAAAAACAAATCCTTTTAATACTACTGTACTGTACCGAGTAGGTCTTATATATTATGGTAAAGAACAATACACACAAGCTTATAGCTACTTTGAAAAAGTAGTAAACTTATATCCATTTTCGTATGATGGCTTATTAATGTATGCTTGGACCAATTTTAAATTAGGAAAACTTCGCGAAGCCAAAGTTTTATTCAATAAGGTATTATTATTATCGCCCAACGATGCATCAGCCAAAGAAGGTTTAGAACTCATTAAATAG
- a CDS encoding urea transporter produces MNTFRNIIKELGGGLLLSYPQVFFSKSYTFSLFLIVITFIFPTLGIVGAICALSALVFAKIVSLSSEKIKTGYYGYNALLVGLGLGSYYEWDVYLFILVVFASFLTLLIQVSLEGILSKYRLPVLSFPFLFAFWLVELSTRNFNFLTISDRGIYLLNNLFAFSGIKAVYLYDSFNNIWLPSIVKYFFISLGSIFFQDNAFAGMFIFIGLLIFSRIAASLSVLGFITAWGFMHIMGMDTLQMSTYYVGFNFILTAIALGGFYIVPSIFSYIWIVVLSPIVVLITIGFTNFLSSWQLSVYSLPFNLIVIMFLYVLYFRLNPRKKLIETVIQEFMPEKNLYSYLNFKKRFGKSFQKNQILLPFWGEWTVSQGYDGSITHKDQYKHALDFVITYNNKTYKGQGNQLEDYYCYNKLVISPGYGTVIKVIDNIEDNSIGDVNTINNWGNTVVIKHSEYLYSQLSHLKAGSIKVHEGEFVKQGQPIAQVGNSGRSPEPHLHFQLQPFPYVGSYTIEYPIARYLLKINSDKELKTFSIPQENDVVENPNINQLLFKAFHFIPGQQFDVIQTIKNKTLTYRWEIFTDSLNNSYLYCHTTNSYAYFYNDGLSFYFNSFSGNKKSPLYLFYLSCYHIEFSSIKNYVVNDEFPLHHIFKFTHLFLHDLVSPFFQFIKASYRLNINQSYHQMNEIQLNGIIQFQILNKKINSIDTRIFIDNNGIQAIALKQKNKSNYIKIINKGRYE; encoded by the coding sequence ATGAATACTTTTCGAAATATTATTAAAGAACTTGGGGGTGGATTATTATTAAGCTATCCTCAAGTTTTCTTTTCTAAAAGTTATACTTTTTCGTTATTTCTCATTGTTATTACTTTTATTTTTCCAACATTAGGAATAGTAGGAGCTATTTGTGCATTATCGGCATTAGTATTTGCCAAAATAGTGTCTCTTTCTAGCGAAAAAATAAAAACTGGTTATTATGGTTACAATGCTTTACTTGTAGGACTTGGATTAGGATCATATTACGAATGGGACGTGTATTTATTTATTCTCGTTGTATTCGCAAGTTTTTTAACTTTATTAATTCAAGTTTCTTTGGAGGGAATTCTATCAAAATATCGGCTGCCTGTACTTAGTTTTCCTTTCTTATTTGCATTTTGGCTAGTAGAATTATCAACTAGAAATTTTAACTTCTTAACCATATCTGATCGAGGAATTTATTTGTTAAATAATTTATTTGCATTTAGTGGTATAAAGGCAGTTTATTTATATGATTCTTTTAATAATATATGGCTACCAAGCATAGTAAAATATTTTTTTATTTCGCTTGGTTCAATTTTTTTTCAGGATAATGCATTTGCTGGAATGTTTATTTTCATTGGACTTTTAATTTTTTCGAGAATTGCCGCAAGTCTTTCTGTTTTAGGTTTTATTACAGCATGGGGGTTTATGCACATAATGGGAATGGATACACTTCAAATGTCAACTTATTACGTCGGATTTAATTTTATATTAACTGCTATCGCTTTAGGTGGCTTTTATATTGTTCCAAGTATTTTTTCATATATTTGGATTGTTGTTCTCTCGCCCATTGTTGTATTAATTACAATTGGTTTTACTAACTTTTTATCGAGTTGGCAATTATCGGTATATTCTTTACCCTTTAATCTCATAGTCATTATGTTTTTATACGTTCTTTACTTTCGGTTAAATCCTCGTAAAAAACTTATTGAAACTGTAATTCAAGAATTTATGCCTGAAAAAAATTTATATAGTTATTTAAATTTTAAAAAACGTTTTGGCAAAAGTTTTCAAAAAAATCAAATACTCTTACCTTTCTGGGGCGAATGGACAGTTTCGCAGGGTTATGATGGTAGCATAACACATAAAGACCAGTATAAACACGCACTTGATTTTGTTATAACTTATAATAATAAAACTTATAAAGGACAAGGAAATCAACTCGAAGATTATTATTGTTACAACAAATTAGTTATTTCGCCTGGTTATGGCACTGTTATAAAAGTGATTGATAATATTGAAGATAATTCTATTGGCGATGTAAATACCATTAACAACTGGGGTAACACTGTTGTAATAAAGCATAGCGAATACCTATATTCACAATTAAGTCATTTAAAAGCAGGAAGCATTAAGGTACACGAAGGCGAATTTGTAAAGCAAGGACAACCCATTGCACAAGTAGGTAACAGCGGACGATCGCCCGAGCCACATTTACATTTTCAACTTCAGCCTTTTCCTTATGTAGGAAGCTATACAATTGAATACCCTATTGCACGCTATTTATTAAAAATAAATTCCGATAAAGAGCTTAAAACCTTTTCTATACCACAAGAAAACGATGTAGTTGAAAACCCCAATATAAACCAACTTCTTTTTAAAGCCTTTCATTTTATACCAGGACAACAATTCGACGTGATACAAACAATCAAAAATAAAACCTTAACTTATCGCTGGGAAATATTTACAGATTCATTAAACAATTCATACTTATATTGCCACACAACTAATTCATATGCATATTTTTATAACGATGGATTAAGTTTTTACTTTAACTCTTTTTCTGGTAATAAAAAAAGCCCTTTATATTTGTTTTATCTCTCGTGTTATCACATTGAGTTTTCTTCAATAAAAAATTATGTAGTAAACGATGAATTTCCTTTACATCATATTTTTAAATTTACACATTTGTTTCTACATGATTTGGTTTCCCCTTTCTTTCAATTCATCAAAGCCTCGTATAGGCTTAATATAAACCAATCCTATCATCAAATGAACGAAATTCAACTTAATGGTATTATTCAATTTCAAATATTAAACAAAAAAATAAACTCTATCGATACACGTATTTTTATTGATAATAATGGCATTCAAGCAATAGCATTAAAACAAAAAAACAAATCAAATTACATAAAAATAATAAACAAAGGGCGTTATGAATAG
- a CDS encoding diacylglycerol kinase family lipid kinase — MKRVLAVVNPIAGKKKKIRPEDIVSKILAGKVEIEWLYWTSPLMDIGKALVTQLEQSHFDVVVVFGGDGTVNRVAQVLMYRPEALCIIPMGSGNGLARHLHIPMNYEKALQLVLNGYIKTIDGAKMNEIIYFCTAGLGFDAWIAYKFAHAGTRGLMTYVKMVLNEFFKYQSKSYQLKFNQDQRQLKAFFITVANANQWGNNVKVAPQAKIDDGQLEVTILKPFKWIELPLLLISLFFNRFHRSFKVYSISASQFQIVTNEPENYAHFDGEPLIIEPNIHFICLPNALKVCVPKE, encoded by the coding sequence GTGAAAAGAGTTCTTGCTGTTGTTAATCCAATTGCAGGTAAAAAGAAAAAAATCAGACCTGAGGATATTGTTTCCAAAATACTAGCTGGTAAAGTAGAGATAGAATGGTTGTATTGGACATCGCCATTGATGGATATTGGTAAAGCGCTTGTAACTCAACTCGAGCAGTCGCATTTCGATGTAGTGGTTGTTTTTGGAGGCGATGGTACTGTTAATCGTGTAGCTCAAGTATTAATGTATAGACCCGAAGCTCTTTGTATTATTCCTATGGGTTCTGGAAATGGTTTAGCAAGGCATTTACATATCCCTATGAATTACGAAAAAGCATTGCAATTGGTTTTGAATGGTTATATAAAAACTATTGATGGAGCTAAAATGAATGAGATTATATATTTTTGTACAGCAGGCTTGGGATTTGATGCATGGATAGCCTATAAATTTGCACATGCAGGTACCAGGGGGCTAATGACTTATGTAAAAATGGTGCTTAACGAATTCTTTAAGTATCAATCTAAATCCTATCAATTAAAATTTAATCAAGACCAAAGACAATTAAAAGCTTTTTTTATTACCGTAGCCAATGCTAATCAGTGGGGGAATAATGTAAAAGTTGCACCCCAAGCAAAAATTGACGATGGCCAATTAGAAGTTACTATCCTTAAGCCTTTTAAATGGATAGAATTACCATTGCTATTGATAAGCTTGTTTTTTAATCGATTTCACCGTTCTTTTAAGGTTTATAGTATTAGTGCAAGTCAGTTTCAGATAGTTACAAACGAACCTGAAAATTATGCGCATTTCGATGGTGAGCCTCTAATAATAGAACCCAATATTCATTTTATTTGCTTGCCAAATGCATTAAAAGTGTGTGTGCCCAAAGAATAG